CCGGCGGGATCATCCACGCCCGGACGACCACCCCTGAATACAGCTGCGCCACCGTCACGCACAGCCCGCTCTGGGGAGTCACCCGGAATCCGTGGAACCCGCGGTACTCACCCGGAGGGTCGTCCGGCGGGGCCGGGGCCGCGCTGGCCGCCGGGATGTCGCCCCTCGCCACGGCGTCGGACATCGCGGGCTCCACCCGCCTCCCGGCCTCCTTCACGGGCACGGTCGGATTCAAGGCGCCCTACGGGAGGATCCCGGGGCTGGCGCCCCTGGCCGCGGACCACTACCGCGGTGACGGACCCATGGCGCGGACGGTGGCCGACACGGCACTGCTCGCCTCCGTCCTGGCGGGCCGGCACCCCGGCGATCACGCCACGCTCACGGACCCTCCGCCCGTGCTGGCACTCCCGGACACAGCCGTGGACGCGGTCCGGGGCCGCCGCATCGCCCTGTGCGTGCGGCTCGGCGACTACCCCGTGGAACCCGACGTCGAGGCCAACACCCGCGAGGTCGCCGCGGCGCTGCGGGCCGCCGGCGCCGTGGTGGAGGAGATCTCCCTGCCGTGGACCACGGAAGAGATCAGCCGGACCATGTTCACGCACTTCGGCCATCTCCTGGGACCGGCCATGGAGGACGACACGGCCGGCTCGGAGCACCTCCTGGCGCCGTACACCCGGCGGTTCATGGCGGACGCTCGTGCCGCCACGGCCCAGGACCGTCTGCTTGACGGCATCCGGGCCGAGGCGCGGATCCAGGCTCAGCTCGCCGAGGCCATGACCGGCTTCGACGCGCTGCTCTGCCCCGCGTCCGCCGTCGCCGCGCTGGAAGCCGACGGCCTGTATCTCGACGGCATCGACGTGAACGGGGTCCACCTGGAGCACTACTGGCAGGCGCACATGACCGGGCCGTTCAACATCGCCAACCGCTGTCCTGTGCTCGCGGTGCCGAGCGGCATGGCCGCGTGCGGCATCCCCACGGGGGTGCAGATCGTGGGTCACCCCTTCGACGACGCGACCGTGTTCTCCCTGGGCGCCGCGGTCGAAGAACTGCGCCCCTGGAATCACCGGATGCCGTCGCTCGGGCTCAGCCGGGTCTGACGGCGTTGCCCTGCCCTTTTCACTCCCCCGTGGCGACCTCGCGGGAGGCGTCGTGGGACCACTGGGAGAACGAACCGGGGTACAGGGTGGCGTCGATGCCCGCGAGCGCCAGGGCCGCCACTTCGTGCGCCGCCGTCACGCCGGAACCGCAGTAGACGGCCACGCGGCCGCCGGGCTCGACGCCGAGTCCGGCGAACCGCGCCCGGAGCGCCTCCGGCTCGAGGAACAGCCCGTCCTCGTCGACGTTCTCGGTGGTGGGCGCGCTGACCGCGCCCGGGATGTGGCCCGCGCGGGGGTCGATCGGTTCGGTCTCGCCGCGGAACCGCTCCCCGGCGCGCGCGTCGAGCAGGATGCCGTCGGCCGGCCACTCGGCGGCCTGGTCGATGGAGATCGCGGTGCCCTGGGCCATCGGCCGGAGCGTCACGTTCCCCGCGGGGAGGACCACCTCGTCCTTCTCGATCGGGAAGTCCTCCTGGACCCAGGCCATGAGCCCGCCGTCGAGGATCCGCGTGTCCGCGTGGCCGTACGCGCGCAGCAGCCACCAGGCGCGGGCGGCCGCCATGGATCCGGAGTTGTCGTAGACCACGACCGTGTCGCCGTCGTTGATGCCCCAGCGCCGCGCCGCGGCCTGGAAGCTCTCCAGGTCGGGCAGCGGATGACGGCCGTCCTCCGGACTGGCGGGGCCCGCCAGGTCGGTCTCCATGTCCACGTACACGGCGGCCGGCAGGTGTCCCATGAGGTACTTGTCCCGGCCCAGCGGATCGCCCAGCTTCCATCGGACATCCAAGAGGACGAGCTTGTCCGGGTCCAGATCGTGGACTTCGGCAGGGGCGATGGTCACGGGGAATTCTTGGTCCATGAGGCACACTCTATGCCCGTCGACGCGCTCCCGGGCAACACCCCACCACAGGCTGAACAGGGCTGGGACCGGTTCCGGGGGCACGTCCGCCACGCCGATGAGGAGGCGCCCGCCCAGTAGGCTAGTGCCCGTGAGCGCAGCAGATTTCCCCCAGGTGGTCCGTTCCGAGGAGCGGGCCTGGGCCGACGAAGCCATCAGGATCATCACGGCGGAGGCCAACCGCTCCGCCGACACCCACCTGTACAGCGTGCCGCTGCCGGAGCAGTGGGGCATCGAGTTGTTCATCAAGGACGAATCGACCCACCGTTCCGGCAGCCTGAAGCACCGGCTGGCGCGCTCGCTCTTCCTCTTCGGCCTGGTGAACGGCTGGATCGGGCCGGGGACCACCATCGTGGAGGCCAGCAGCGGCAGCACAGCCGTCTCAGAGGCCTATTTCGCGCGGCTGCTCGGCCTGCCCTTCATCGCGGTCATGGCCCGCAGCACGAGCGAGGAGAAGATCCGCCTCATCGAGGACTTCGGCGGCTCCTGCCTGCTCGTGGACCACCCCGGCGAGGTCTACTCGACCGCGGAAGAGGTCGCCCGGACCACCGGCGGCCACTACATGGATCAGTTCACCTATGCCGAACGGGCCACGGACTGGCGGGGCAACAACAACATCGCCGAATCGATCTTCCAGCAGATGTCGCGGGAGAAGCATCCGGTCCCGGAGTGGATCGTCGTGGGCGCCGGGACCGGCGGCACGAGCGCCACGATCGGCCGCTACCTGCGGTACCACCGGCACCCGTCGAAGCTCGCCGTGGTGGACCCTGAGAACTCCGCCTTCTACCCTTCCTGGCGGGACGGGGACCCGGAGCTCACCACCGGGATGCCGTCGAGGATCGAAGGGATCGGCCGTCCGCGCGTGGAACCGAGCTTCGTCCCCGCCGTCATCGACGCCATGATCCCCATCCC
Above is a window of Arthrobacter sp. Y-9 DNA encoding:
- a CDS encoding amidase; this encodes MTGGSTELHRLDATTALRLFRSRELSPVELMEALIARIEDVDDAVNALSETLFDTALVSAQEAADRYARGHGITPLLGLPVAAKEKHGLAGHTLSQGLVAHRDVIAEQDHPVIERIRAAGGIIHARTTTPEYSCATVTHSPLWGVTRNPWNPRYSPGGSSGGAGAALAAGMSPLATASDIAGSTRLPASFTGTVGFKAPYGRIPGLAPLAADHYRGDGPMARTVADTALLASVLAGRHPGDHATLTDPPPVLALPDTAVDAVRGRRIALCVRLGDYPVEPDVEANTREVAAALRAAGAVVEEISLPWTTEEISRTMFTHFGHLLGPAMEDDTAGSEHLLAPYTRRFMADARAATAQDRLLDGIRAEARIQAQLAEAMTGFDALLCPASAVAALEADGLYLDGIDVNGVHLEHYWQAHMTGPFNIANRCPVLAVPSGMAACGIPTGVQIVGHPFDDATVFSLGAAVEELRPWNHRMPSLGLSRV
- a CDS encoding sulfurtransferase, producing MDQEFPVTIAPAEVHDLDPDKLVLLDVRWKLGDPLGRDKYLMGHLPAAVYVDMETDLAGPASPEDGRHPLPDLESFQAAARRWGINDGDTVVVYDNSGSMAAARAWWLLRAYGHADTRILDGGLMAWVQEDFPIEKDEVVLPAGNVTLRPMAQGTAISIDQAAEWPADGILLDARAGERFRGETEPIDPRAGHIPGAVSAPTTENVDEDGLFLEPEALRARFAGLGVEPGGRVAVYCGSGVTAAHEVAALALAGIDATLYPGSFSQWSHDASREVATGE
- a CDS encoding PLP-dependent cysteine synthase family protein, with amino-acid sequence MSAADFPQVVRSEERAWADEAIRIITAEANRSADTHLYSVPLPEQWGIELFIKDESTHRSGSLKHRLARSLFLFGLVNGWIGPGTTIVEASSGSTAVSEAYFARLLGLPFIAVMARSTSEEKIRLIEDFGGSCLLVDHPGEVYSTAEEVARTTGGHYMDQFTYAERATDWRGNNNIAESIFQQMSREKHPVPEWIVVGAGTGGTSATIGRYLRYHRHPSKLAVVDPENSAFYPSWRDGDPELTTGMPSRIEGIGRPRVEPSFVPAVIDAMIPIPDAASIAAMRHLKRYANLDAGPSTGTNLWGVWQIIAGMVARGEQGSVVTLMCDPGNRYACSHQNDAWLADKGLDPSSHERTIERFLDTGVWEQFAE